In Triticum aestivum cultivar Chinese Spring chromosome 5B, IWGSC CS RefSeq v2.1, whole genome shotgun sequence, the following proteins share a genomic window:
- the LOC123117061 gene encoding uncharacterized protein translates to MYSGDASTSEDPRACRGPSRRRLRSRVTAVRAPPLADVLRERALVHLPPAAAARLRLVHPSWERRLASPLFAVAHAAAPRRMSGLFVPKAGFLPFDGPDDAVPSQTLAFAPASEEVTVLSSSHGVACCYSPADDAFFVCNPATASWAPVPSPPCRTWPRPAIVVLFDATPYNFRGDYALVCAAECAPGSGAYCFLVFTSGTGAWRATDAVVPAEGLVAASGAAAGGTAWWRTSVGTAVGYSPLTGRVEMVLCPGDSGMWEIGSAGGKLHCAVRDHDNSVAVFRLDEDESWEEAAARVPVAELLPRRLTKPAGHENGEASGQELVAQSSFIVEKEVVRLDDGVRLMGFQGAELEVVALAGRRLVAFDVRTRRRREVRVPVAQEEEEEEEKEEKRWDGAEYAAHTNTLALVAPAVLACEPMLVEE, encoded by the coding sequence ATGTACTCCGGCGACGCGTCGACCAGCGAGGATCCGCGGGCGTGCCGGGGGCCGTCGAGGCGCCGGCTGCGGAGCCGCGTGACCGCCGTCCGGGCGCCGCCGCTTGCCGACGTGCTGCGGGAGCGCGCGCTGGTGCACCTCCCGCCCGCGGCCGCCGCGCGCCTCCGCCTCGTGCACCCGTCCTGGGAGCGCCGGCTCGCGTCCCCGCTCTTCGCCGTGGCGCACGCGGCCGCcccgcgccggatgtccggcctcttcGTCCCCAAGGCAGGCTTCCTCCCGTTCGACGGGCCCGACGACGCTGTGCCGTCCCAGACGCTCGCCTTTGCCCCGGCCTCGGAGGAGGTCACCGTGCTCTCGTCGTCGCACGGGGTCGCGTGCTGCTACTCGCCCGCCGACGACGCGTTCTTCGTGTGCAACCCGGCCACCGCGTCCTGGGCGCCCGTCCCGTCCCCGCCGTGCCGCACCTGGCCGCGCCCCGCGATCGTCGTCCTCTTCGACGCCACGCCGTACAACTTCCGCGGCGACTACGCGCTCGTCTGCGCCGCTGAGTGCGCGCCGGGCTCCGGCGCCTACTGCTTCCTGGTGTTCACGTCCGGGACGGGCGCGTGGCGGGCCACCGACGCGGTCGTGCCCGCCGAAGGGCTCGTCGCCGCGTCGGGCGCGGCGGCCGGTGGGACGGCGTGGTGGCGGACGAGCGTCGGCACGGCCGTGGGGTACAGCCCGTTGACGGGGCGCGTCGAGATGGTACTCTGCCCCGGCGACAGCGGCATGTGGGAGATCGGCTCGGCCGGGGGCAAGCTCCACTGCGCCGTGCGCGATCATGACAACAGCGTCGCCGTGTTCCGGCTTGACGAGGACGAGAGCTGGGAGGAGGCCGCCGCGAGGGTGCCCGTGGCGGAGCTGCTGCCACGTCGGCTCACAAAGCCCGCGGGGCACGAGAACGGCGAGGCGAGCGGGCAGGAGCTGGTCGCCCAGTCTTCCTTCATCGTGGAGaaggaggtggtgcggctggacgaTGGCGTGCGGCTCATGGGGTTCCAGGGCGCGGAGCTGGAGGTGGTGGCGCTGGCCGGCAGGCGGCTGGTGGCGTTCGACGtgcggacgcggcggcggcgcgaggtcaGGGTGCCGGTGgctcaagaggaagaagaggaagaggaaaaggAGGAGAAACGGTGGGACGGGGCGGAGTACGCCGCGCACACCAACACGCTGGCGCTCGTCGCGCCCGCCGTGCTCGCGTGCGAACCGATGCTCGTGGAGGAGTGA